In Pungitius pungitius chromosome 2, fPunPun2.1, whole genome shotgun sequence, a single window of DNA contains:
- the LOC119211386 gene encoding cell adhesion molecule DSCAM-like, whose amino-acid sequence MTFQGRLHPWCSLLFCLLLGCASAENIIATVGEDVTLICNYDAAYYGKLSACWGRGPVPSSGCAGEVIRSDGTSVSNRLSERYNLRGEVGGGDVSLTIRQVEEGDSGTYGCRVEIPGWFNDHKHQMTLTVVAVRPNALKVETKEVKERTVTVCWSPVFDGGKPITAYRVDLKNKQASWDTAVSTEVSSPELTQLTLADLRPAKHYNLRMFAINSVGMSEASNVLTVTTKEAAPESPPLDMQLKGLTPHSIQVTWKPPRLDQRNGVLRSYSVSYREYDAAGRQFKRWQHLSVTATRELESVVLSNLRPSTQYGVIVQAKTSAGVGPASTAPLCSTLDEVKTSTASTIESSSSGAVIWIQETTSFTFGPTASTVDGTVDETVTATTGGRERTTSTWPVLPDAPVIHLKEVKNNTISLFWIAGFEGDSPITGYYLECKAVNASWDDTKMVVDFSPNQTEATIIEINPSTYNVRIFAKNSLGTSKASNILTITTREAGHQRVDLLTTVSTDTHAAASVEESKSGHLAAIVVPLVLVVTAVAIVAVWQLRRIKQKKGSLSLWLTNEALRHRGAESLQEL is encoded by the exons ATGACTTTTCAAGGACGACTCCATCCGTGGTGCAgcctcctcttttgtcttctcCTGG GTTGCGCGTCTGCAGAAAACATCATAGCCACGGTGGGAGAAGATGTGACTTTGATTTGCAACTATGATGCTGCGTACTACGGCAAGCTTTCTGCCTGCTGGGGCCGGGGACCCGTCCCCAGCAGCGGGTGTGCCGGTGAGGTGATTCGGTCCGACGGGACATCGGTGAGCAACAGGCTGTCGGAGCGTTACAACCTCCGGGGGGAGGTTGGTGGGGGAGACGTGTCGCTGACCAtcaggcaggtggaggagggcgaCTCGGGCACGTACGGCTGCCGGGTGGAGATACCGGGCTGGTTCAACGATCACAAGCACCAGATGACCCTCACGGTGGTGGCAG tgCGTCCTAACGCCCTGAAGGTGGAGACGAAGGAGGTGAAGGAAAGAACCGTCACTGTTTGCTGGAGCCCTGTGTTTGATGGCGGCAAGCCGATCACGGCCTACAGGGTCGATCTAAAGAACAAACAAG CCTCCTGGGACACTGCAGTGAGCACCGAGGTCTCCAGTCCTGAACTGACTCAGCTGACTTTGGCTGATTTGCGTCCGGCGAAGCACTACAACCTCCGCATGTTTGCCATCAACAGCGTGGGCATGAGCGAGGCCAGCAATGTTCTGACAGTCACAACTAAAGAAGCCG CACCGGAGTCTCCTCCCCTGGATATGCAGCTCAAGGGCCTCACTCCTCACAGCATCCAAGTCACTTGGAAG CCGCCGAGACTCGACCAGAGAAACGGAGTTCTCCGGAGTTACAGCGTGAGCTACAGGGAGTACGACGCCGCGGGCAGACAGTTCAAAAGGTGGCAGCACTTGAGTGTGACGGCCACACGGGAGCTGGAGAGCGTCGTCCTGAGCAACCTGAGGCCTTCCACCCAGTACGGCGTGATTGTGCAGGCCAAAACCAGCGCAGGAGTCGGACCCGCATCGACGGCAccgctctgctccactctgGATGAAG tCAAAACGTCAACAGCTTCCACAATCGAATCTTCGTCCTCTGGGGCCGTGATTTGGATACAAGAGACTACAAGTTTCACTTTTG GTCCCACAGCTTCAACCGTTGACGGGACGGTTGACGAGACGGTTACTGCCACCACCGGTGGGAGAGAAAGGACCACAAGCACCTGGCCAG TGCTCCCAGATGCCCCAGTGATTCACTTAAAGGAggtcaaaaacaacacaatttcCCTGTTCTGGATTGCTGGGTTTGAAGGTGACAGCCCCATCACCGGCTATTACCTGGAGTGTAAAGCAGTGAACG cctcgTGGGATGACACAAAGATGGTTGTTGACTTTAGTCCCAACCAGACAGAGGCCACAATAATAGAGATAAATCCCTCAACATACAACGTGCGCATTTTTGCCAAGAACAGTCTGGGCACCAGTAAAGCCAGCAATAtcctcaccatcaccaccagagAAGCAG gtCATCAGAGGGTTGATCTCCTTACCACCGTATCTACTGACACGCATGCTGCT GCCAGTGTGGAGGAGAGTAAAAGTGGTCACCTAGCAGCCATCGTGGTGCCGTTGGTGCTGGTGGTGACGGCTGTTGCCATAGTAGCCGTGTGGCAGCTGCGAC gaataaaacagaaaaaaggcagCCTGAGCTT GTGGTTGACCAATGAAGCTCTACGTCACAGAGGCGCCGAGTCACTACAAGAGCTGTGA